From the Leptospira sp. WS60.C2 genome, one window contains:
- a CDS encoding universal stress protein: MEKLIQKLIIPIDGSPSSAKALEFGLAIAKASNAVCYVVEVVEDFGPLPGYYDAAPAGKDRVKWISEQRFEKIHPILDETSVKWNRVVLEGYPAEEICKLAEKEKVDLIVIGSRGHGILGRFIMGSVSDRVVHYAPCSVTVVR; encoded by the coding sequence ATGGAAAAACTAATTCAAAAACTCATCATCCCGATTGATGGTTCCCCAAGTTCAGCAAAAGCATTAGAATTTGGACTTGCGATTGCAAAAGCAAGTAACGCTGTGTGTTATGTCGTAGAAGTTGTAGAAGATTTTGGCCCACTTCCTGGGTATTATGATGCAGCACCTGCGGGAAAAGACCGGGTGAAGTGGATTTCAGAACAACGATTTGAAAAGATCCACCCTATTTTAGATGAAACTTCAGTGAAATGGAACCGGGTGGTTTTGGAAGGTTATCCCGCCGAGGAAATCTGCAAATTAGCAGAAAAGGAAAAGGTAGATTTGATTGTGATTGGAAGCCGAGGACATGGTATCCTTGGTAGGTTCATCATGGGTAGTGTTTCAGACCGAGTGGTGCACTACGCACCTTGTTCAGTAACTGTTGTTAGGTGA
- a CDS encoding ABC transporter permease has protein sequence MPSKWNLGSIGLKTATLLGFLFIHIPILIIIMYAFSTDEKTFQFPLPGFTTKWFGVAWERNDIWDAITLSSQVALISTIIAIILGTLACLAVYRSQFFGKEVISFLVILPIALPGIVTGISLRSAMSLFGIPFSTWTIVIAHATFCIVTVYNNVLARLRRSSHSMVEASMDLGANPWQTFRYVIMPNIATALLAGGMLSFALSFDEVIVTTFTAGQQSTVPIWMLTEFIRPRQRPVTNVVAVFVILVTTIPILAAYYLTKEDDGRKK, from the coding sequence ATGCCCTCTAAATGGAACCTAGGATCAATCGGATTAAAAACGGCAACACTGCTTGGTTTTTTATTCATTCACATCCCCATCCTCATCATCATTATGTATGCGTTTTCTACCGATGAAAAAACATTTCAATTCCCATTGCCTGGTTTTACAACCAAGTGGTTTGGAGTGGCATGGGAACGAAATGACATTTGGGATGCAATCACTCTCTCTTCCCAAGTGGCTTTGATTTCCACAATCATTGCCATCATCTTGGGAACACTTGCATGCCTTGCGGTTTATCGAAGTCAGTTCTTTGGAAAGGAAGTGATCTCCTTTCTTGTGATTTTGCCGATTGCACTTCCTGGAATTGTGACAGGGATTTCCCTTCGATCTGCCATGTCATTATTTGGAATCCCATTTAGCACGTGGACGATTGTGATTGCACATGCTACATTTTGTATTGTCACTGTTTATAATAACGTACTTGCGAGACTTCGCAGAAGTTCTCACTCGATGGTGGAAGCATCTATGGACTTGGGTGCAAACCCATGGCAAACGTTTCGTTATGTAATTATGCCAAATATCGCCACGGCATTGTTAGCGGGTGGCATGTTGTCGTTTGCTTTGTCATTTGATGAAGTCATTGTGACTACTTTCACAGCGGGGCAACAATCAACTGTACCGATTTGGATGTTAACAGAATTTATTCGTCCAAGACAACGTCCAGTTACAAATGTGGTTGCGGTCTTTGTGATTTTAGTCACAACCATTCCGATCCTTGCTGCTTACTACCTAACAAAAGAAGACGACGGAAGAAAAAAATAA
- a CDS encoding tetratricopeptide repeat protein produces MVSEKMKSVLVHYNQGLTLYKSRKFVEAKEEFKKALAIHPEDGPSKLYIERCDDYIADPPPEDWDGVYNMKTK; encoded by the coding sequence ATCGTTAGCGAGAAAATGAAATCAGTGCTTGTTCATTACAACCAAGGACTAACATTGTACAAATCACGTAAGTTTGTGGAAGCGAAAGAAGAATTCAAAAAAGCATTAGCGATTCACCCAGAAGACGGTCCTTCTAAACTTTATATTGAACGTTGTGATGATTATATCGCAGATCCTCCTCCTGAAGATTGGGACGGAGTGTATAACATGAAAACAAAATAG
- the acpS gene encoding holo-ACP synthase, translating to MLSVGNDIVENERIRELLQKHGDRFLKRVFTEDEVEYCHKHKDPVPFLAGRFACKEAVIKALDLEPGQVADMREIELAGTNFGKKTLVIHGKTEKFFREKGFTGSSVSISHADHYSTAVVVFFKEPK from the coding sequence ATGTTATCAGTCGGGAACGACATTGTCGAAAACGAGCGAATTCGGGAATTATTACAAAAACACGGGGATCGGTTTTTGAAGCGAGTCTTCACCGAAGACGAAGTGGAGTATTGCCATAAACATAAAGACCCTGTGCCTTTTTTAGCGGGTCGATTTGCTTGCAAAGAAGCCGTGATCAAAGCCCTGGATCTGGAGCCAGGCCAAGTCGCTGATATGCGTGAGATTGAACTTGCGGGAACCAATTTCGGGAAAAAAACGCTAGTCATCCATGGGAAAACTGAGAAGTTTTTCCGTGAGAAAGGATTTACGGGTAGTTCAGTGTCGATTAGCCACGCCGACCACTATTCCACCGCTGTTGTCGTATTCTTTAAGGAGCCCAAATAA
- a CDS encoding AfsA-related hotdog domain-containing protein, giving the protein MKVSEKEDLPAVLPLDKRYTRTYYQDDSFVSNIRRALPRVVSSEVMENVVLPKLNEEEREFLLFYYFKNTDAEESNYQLKTIPTRIRKESADRILDEANINEPGRKFLSQFYDFDKTIEQYVLKDQVKEVDEIKILQLIKRRDYYVGNVEKSKISEIFERFPEIPKRDTFFANLYIPPTHKFFSPPNLKHISGMQIVEASRQFGIACNHMFGKVPFEDVTFLLLYLNSEFLQYAKINMPIKLRAKALEVKFSKAGYWNYSKLAITAYQENQEITKIEMAASILPLKVYKRLKSTQEEVYEIDPRFRILDRFKNNISIRENGRNIVSTIENISFSGFMVRCSGIHPGDLSTQAKLEFFMHFDIVGFVHGTCILLWVKEDDNNEDTFFAGFQFEEISDLDRANIKEAINRYGRLIEDREIQ; this is encoded by the coding sequence ATGAAGGTTTCCGAAAAAGAAGATCTCCCAGCCGTTTTACCTCTCGACAAACGATACACTCGCACATACTACCAAGACGATAGTTTTGTATCCAATATTAGAAGAGCCCTTCCTCGGGTCGTTTCTTCTGAAGTGATGGAAAACGTTGTCCTTCCCAAATTGAATGAGGAGGAACGTGAGTTCCTTTTGTTCTATTATTTTAAAAATACAGACGCAGAAGAATCAAATTATCAACTCAAAACGATTCCCACGCGGATCCGGAAAGAATCCGCAGATCGTATTTTAGATGAAGCAAATATTAACGAACCAGGTCGGAAGTTTTTATCTCAATTTTATGATTTTGACAAAACAATCGAACAATATGTACTCAAAGATCAGGTCAAAGAAGTTGACGAAATCAAAATTTTACAGCTCATCAAGAGAAGAGATTATTATGTAGGCAATGTTGAAAAATCTAAAATTTCAGAAATCTTCGAGAGGTTTCCTGAAATTCCAAAACGGGATACTTTTTTTGCCAATTTATACATTCCTCCTACGCATAAATTTTTTTCGCCACCCAATTTAAAACATATCTCTGGGATGCAAATTGTGGAAGCTTCACGACAATTTGGAATTGCTTGTAATCATATGTTTGGGAAGGTCCCTTTTGAAGATGTCACCTTTTTATTGTTATATTTGAACTCGGAATTTTTACAATACGCAAAGATAAATATGCCAATCAAACTTCGAGCCAAGGCATTGGAAGTGAAGTTTAGCAAAGCTGGTTATTGGAATTATTCAAAACTCGCGATCACCGCGTACCAAGAAAACCAAGAGATCACAAAGATTGAAATGGCAGCGAGTATTTTACCTTTAAAAGTATACAAACGCTTAAAAAGCACTCAGGAGGAAGTATATGAAATCGATCCCAGATTCCGCATATTGGATCGATTTAAAAACAATATCTCCATTCGTGAAAACGGGAGAAATATTGTTTCAACGATTGAAAATATCTCATTTTCGGGATTTATGGTGCGTTGCTCAGGAATTCATCCCGGTGATTTGTCAACACAAGCGAAACTAGAATTTTTTATGCATTTTGATATAGTTGGGTTCGTCCATGGAACTTGTATTTTATTATGGGTAAAAGAAGACGATAATAATGAAGATACCTTTTTTGCTGGATTTCAATTTGAGGAGATTTCTGATTTGGATCGGGCAAATATAAAGGAAGCAATCAATCGATATGGTAGATTGATAGAAGATAGGGAAATCCAATGA
- a CDS encoding SDR family NAD(P)-dependent oxidoreductase — protein MRENKVALVTGGTSGLGRSIVLEFANAGYIVGFCGRRKQEGEETLSLLEKQGGKGLFFQCDVTQSEAVRNFVETIVDSYGRIDVAVNNAGISGVLKTTADYPLDIFDSVMDVNLKGTFLSMQFELKQFLKQGKGGVIINVSSALGLRGKEKAGPYSMTKHGIIGLTKSAALEYGSHGIRVIALCPGGIQTEMDEVFYANVPNPEEVKKERMKSYALGRMATPEEVAKTCVWLSGEGAAFITGAVIPVDGGKTAR, from the coding sequence ATGAGAGAAAATAAAGTAGCACTTGTGACTGGCGGGACATCTGGACTAGGTAGATCAATTGTTTTAGAATTTGCAAACGCTGGTTATATTGTTGGATTTTGTGGACGTAGAAAACAAGAAGGCGAAGAAACTCTATCTTTACTCGAAAAACAAGGTGGCAAAGGTTTGTTTTTTCAATGTGATGTCACACAATCGGAAGCTGTTCGTAATTTTGTGGAAACCATTGTAGATTCATATGGAAGAATCGATGTGGCAGTGAACAATGCCGGAATTTCTGGTGTTCTAAAAACAACGGCTGATTATCCATTGGATATTTTTGATTCCGTGATGGATGTAAACCTGAAAGGTACTTTTTTATCAATGCAATTTGAATTAAAGCAGTTTTTAAAACAAGGAAAGGGAGGAGTCATCATCAATGTCTCTTCTGCTTTAGGTCTACGGGGAAAAGAAAAAGCGGGTCCATATTCGATGACTAAACATGGAATCATCGGACTTACTAAATCGGCAGCTTTGGAATATGGATCACATGGGATCAGGGTGATTGCTCTTTGTCCTGGTGGGATACAAACAGAAATGGATGAAGTTTTTTATGCAAATGTCCCAAACCCAGAAGAAGTGAAAAAGGAAAGAATGAAATCCTATGCACTAGGGAGAATGGCAACACCAGAAGAAGTTGCTAAAACATGCGTTTGGTTGTCGGGAGAGGGGGCTGCCTTTATAACAGGTGCAGTCATTCCCGTTGATGGCGGAAAAACGGCAAGATAG
- a CDS encoding AAA family ATPase, whose protein sequence is MFTIGKYKITKELHLGKRSSVYIGEDDKKSPVVVKLLNREYPDNHEISRFKSEYEILKSIDSPYTLKPISFESYQNSVAIVFPHIDYTDLAKLQLSGRYSNLQTFLSISIEICKALIDIHKAKVVHNDIKAQNIIYHPESGNLKIIDFGSATLLTHRSFYLPMNQSLTGTLAHISPEQTGRMNRTVDYRTDFYSLGVTLYQLITGELPFLYTDSLEMVHAHLARIPLAPKERSNAPKILSDLIMKLLEKNPEDRYQTATGLLSDLVTIQSVFLENGKEALDSFQMELAKNDKSSRFQIPKKLYGRESQLKTFEQKFLNTTEGKIEIFLISGRSGIGKSALINEIQKPVTIERAYFTSGKFDLYKKSIPYRAIYLALQGLVKQLLSENETAVSHWKTKLIDALGSNAKLIVDVVPELSQLLGEVPKPPELDTIETENRFHLVFRKFLRTVCTKEHPVVMFLDDLQWADSSSILLLKEVLTDPEISYFFIILSYRDNEIYPTDPFFRLLEELRETKTSITEIRLEPLKESDISLLVSETLSLPETEIKGIAEIIWKKTKGNPFHANEMFKNLYERSFIQFSENRWVWDKDKINSVNISENVIDLIIDKINLQPPNLIETLKLTACIGNWFRHDIYATIAERPFHLASMDLVALANEEFLILGLEDANFIHDKIREAIYKIISPEEKSKLHYKIGKTYLSILYKYKLDDHLFTIVNQLNLGSSEITKEQELVQLRTLNERAGFKALNSSAYDAAFSFFERMVGLMSDEEWTDQYENTLKLNLAYARSAYLSKNFEKAESSFNYILKHAKSDLDKILVYELQSSMLVTQNKMKEVLVTLKQALRMLGVRLPKNPTSLSPLKEIIKFKLRLGRKPIEELELLPIATDPKYLAIMRLLNACVAPSFLAEPNLFPVIVLKMVNYSLVYGLCELSAFGFCAMGMIQGSGLGDYESGLKFGKLGVKLIDVLDAQAFKCRTIFMYTCMISPWKNHAKEGKSLFWDSFLAGMETGDLQYASYSLNNIHFQALLYRENLDDLYKSQLRYDASLISLRQHHAYQVHRLNMQFVESMRGESTNALSLNGRYFSESETLKEWESTGNANALFDYYLCKLRLEYFLGDLKKAYEFSIKLDGLEGAVFGMMFVPEHVFFGALVVYELISNPLLAREIPKPILQKRLKALSKRMKVWANHSPENFGHKYDIISAIEMYISNQKSEAVIICKKAITLARESGYILEEAIANEILVRMWRETGFDQYSNLHLVEAHYRYGKYGFISKVKQLEAKHISLKKYIGRNFRTDSTDNVSLLSTTKDIFGDVGSTLDINTVIKASQTISGEIQMNRLLEKMMKIILENAGAEKGYFILNLNSKWHVIAESNLENESVSVYADNPFELDFTQSIASIHQSKIPSQIIGYVARTGVVVICGDAAKEGEYKNDPYVKTYLPKSLLCYPILSHGSVVGIVYLENNLTTDAFTPGRVEILKILSSQIAVSIENSLLYSNLEQKVNERTQELNSALTEVKGLKEQQDGDYFLASLLIEPLTQNHAKSSNLNIEFLTEQKKKFTYKQWNSEIGGDLCVSSSIQLQNKKYIVVLNGDAMGKSMQGASGALVIGSVFEAIIKRNGQSEEVREMTPEKWVSNAYYELHNTLVTFDGSMLISMFLCLIDDETGFFYFLNAEHPRPVIYRNGKTFFLPHNYVCSKLGLLASKKSLQINTFQMEKGDILLIGSDGRDDILIGSEGEMEVNEDDELFLKTALEGMGDLYAIRDAIKRQGELIDDLSLIRVEYIGNGSEINIPKSHPKHIVYLRALTLYKQKQWAEVEKMISSHFPNIKEAPLSFQKIYLYAEHRMSHFPLAFAVSYIQKNPSDSLTLFYIAEALFSMGDHVAAFDYSERVKLRRPYHKENNRLFARLTELRRK, encoded by the coding sequence TTGTTTACAATTGGCAAATACAAAATCACTAAAGAGCTTCACTTAGGCAAGCGGAGTTCTGTTTATATAGGAGAAGATGATAAAAAATCTCCTGTAGTCGTGAAACTACTCAATCGAGAATATCCAGATAATCATGAAATTTCAAGATTTAAGAGTGAGTATGAAATTCTTAAATCCATTGATTCTCCTTACACGCTAAAACCTATTAGTTTTGAGTCCTATCAAAATTCTGTAGCAATTGTATTTCCTCACATTGATTATACCGATTTAGCAAAACTACAATTAAGTGGTCGATATAGCAACTTACAAACATTTCTCAGTATTTCTATAGAAATTTGTAAAGCATTAATCGATATTCATAAAGCTAAAGTTGTGCATAACGACATTAAAGCACAAAACATAATTTATCATCCTGAGTCTGGGAATTTGAAAATTATTGATTTCGGATCGGCTACGTTACTAACTCATCGAAGTTTTTATTTACCAATGAATCAAAGTTTGACGGGGACTTTGGCTCATATTTCACCAGAGCAAACTGGGAGAATGAATCGAACTGTAGACTATCGAACTGATTTTTATTCTTTAGGAGTAACACTTTACCAACTAATCACGGGCGAACTTCCTTTTTTATATACAGATAGTTTGGAAATGGTTCATGCTCATTTGGCTAGAATCCCACTGGCCCCAAAAGAAAGAAGTAATGCTCCGAAAATACTTTCTGATCTCATTATGAAACTTTTGGAAAAAAATCCAGAAGATCGATACCAGACAGCAACAGGGTTATTGTCTGATTTAGTAACAATTCAATCAGTTTTTTTAGAAAATGGAAAAGAAGCATTAGATTCTTTTCAAATGGAATTGGCAAAAAATGATAAGTCTTCTCGTTTTCAAATACCAAAAAAATTATATGGTAGAGAATCTCAGTTAAAAACGTTTGAACAAAAATTCTTAAATACAACTGAAGGAAAGATAGAAATCTTCTTAATTTCAGGACGTTCTGGTATCGGGAAGTCTGCTCTCATCAACGAAATCCAAAAACCCGTTACCATTGAAAGAGCCTATTTCACTTCTGGGAAATTTGATTTATATAAAAAATCAATCCCGTATCGGGCAATCTATTTAGCGCTACAAGGTTTGGTGAAACAATTACTATCAGAAAACGAAACTGCGGTCAGTCATTGGAAAACCAAATTGATTGATGCGTTAGGTAGTAATGCAAAACTCATTGTCGATGTGGTCCCAGAGTTGTCACAACTATTAGGTGAGGTTCCAAAACCTCCTGAGCTTGATACGATAGAGACTGAAAATCGATTCCACTTAGTGTTTCGAAAATTTTTGCGAACAGTTTGTACGAAAGAACATCCTGTCGTTATGTTTTTGGATGATTTGCAATGGGCGGATTCCTCTAGTATTTTGTTGTTAAAGGAAGTTTTGACTGATCCGGAGATTTCTTATTTTTTTATCATTTTATCGTATAGGGACAATGAAATATACCCTACCGATCCATTTTTTCGTTTGTTGGAGGAGTTAAGAGAAACAAAAACTTCCATTACTGAAATACGATTAGAACCGTTAAAAGAATCTGATATTTCTTTGCTTGTCTCTGAAACCTTGTCCCTTCCTGAGACAGAAATCAAAGGGATTGCTGAGATCATTTGGAAAAAAACAAAAGGGAATCCGTTTCATGCAAATGAAATGTTTAAGAATCTTTATGAGAGATCTTTCATTCAATTTTCAGAGAATCGCTGGGTATGGGACAAGGATAAAATAAACTCTGTCAATATATCTGAAAATGTGATCGATTTGATCATTGATAAGATCAATCTTCAGCCTCCTAATCTCATTGAAACTTTGAAATTAACAGCATGCATTGGTAACTGGTTTCGCCATGATATTTATGCAACGATTGCCGAAAGACCGTTTCATTTGGCATCCATGGATTTGGTCGCCTTGGCAAACGAGGAATTTTTAATTTTAGGGTTAGAAGACGCAAACTTTATTCATGATAAAATTAGAGAAGCAATTTATAAAATCATTTCTCCAGAAGAAAAATCAAAATTACATTATAAGATTGGTAAGACGTATCTATCGATTCTTTATAAATACAAACTAGATGACCATCTATTTACCATAGTCAACCAACTTAACTTAGGTTCTTCGGAAATTACCAAAGAGCAAGAGTTGGTTCAATTGCGAACGCTCAATGAAAGAGCTGGATTTAAAGCCTTAAACTCCTCTGCTTACGATGCTGCATTTAGTTTTTTTGAGCGTATGGTCGGTTTGATGAGTGATGAGGAGTGGACTGATCAATATGAAAATACACTAAAACTTAATCTAGCATATGCTCGTTCTGCTTATTTATCCAAAAATTTTGAAAAAGCAGAAAGCAGTTTTAATTATATCTTAAAACATGCCAAATCAGATTTGGACAAAATTTTAGTCTATGAACTACAATCGTCCATGCTTGTAACTCAAAACAAAATGAAAGAAGTTTTGGTCACATTAAAGCAAGCATTGCGAATGTTAGGAGTTAGGTTGCCAAAAAATCCAACTTCCCTTTCTCCACTCAAAGAAATTATTAAGTTTAAGCTAAGACTTGGTCGAAAGCCGATTGAGGAGTTGGAATTACTGCCTATCGCAACGGATCCTAAGTATTTGGCAATCATGCGCTTACTCAATGCTTGTGTTGCTCCGTCTTTTTTAGCAGAACCAAATTTATTCCCAGTCATTGTGCTTAAAATGGTGAATTATAGTTTGGTTTATGGCCTTTGTGAATTGAGTGCGTTTGGATTCTGCGCTATGGGTATGATACAAGGTTCAGGGTTAGGTGACTATGAGTCTGGACTTAAGTTTGGAAAGTTAGGTGTTAAGCTAATTGATGTTTTGGATGCACAAGCATTCAAGTGTAGAACCATTTTTATGTACACATGCATGATTTCCCCTTGGAAAAATCATGCCAAGGAAGGCAAAAGTTTATTTTGGGATAGTTTTTTGGCAGGAATGGAAACAGGTGATTTGCAATATGCTTCTTATTCGCTCAACAATATCCATTTCCAAGCTTTACTTTATCGAGAAAACTTAGACGATTTATATAAAAGCCAACTTCGATATGATGCTTCATTGATCAGTTTGCGCCAACACCATGCGTATCAAGTTCATCGTTTGAATATGCAATTTGTGGAAAGTATGCGCGGAGAATCTACAAATGCTTTGAGTTTAAATGGACGTTATTTTTCAGAATCGGAAACACTAAAAGAGTGGGAATCGACAGGGAATGCCAATGCTCTTTTTGATTATTATCTATGTAAACTTAGGTTAGAATACTTTTTAGGAGATTTGAAGAAAGCTTATGAATTTTCCATCAAATTAGATGGTTTAGAGGGTGCTGTTTTTGGAATGATGTTTGTTCCCGAACATGTATTTTTTGGTGCTCTTGTTGTGTATGAACTGATCTCAAATCCATTGCTAGCTAGAGAAATACCAAAACCAATTTTACAGAAAAGGTTAAAGGCGTTGTCCAAACGTATGAAGGTTTGGGCGAATCATTCTCCCGAAAACTTTGGACATAAATACGATATCATTTCTGCCATTGAGATGTACATTTCGAATCAAAAGTCAGAAGCTGTTATCATTTGCAAAAAAGCGATTACCCTTGCCAGAGAATCAGGTTACATTTTAGAAGAAGCGATTGCGAATGAAATATTGGTTAGAATGTGGAGAGAAACGGGCTTTGATCAATATAGTAACTTACATTTGGTGGAAGCGCATTATCGTTATGGGAAATATGGATTCATTTCAAAGGTAAAACAATTAGAAGCCAAGCATATCTCCCTCAAAAAATACATCGGAAGAAATTTTCGAACAGATTCGACAGACAATGTTTCTTTGTTAAGTACAACAAAGGATATTTTTGGCGATGTTGGCTCTACTTTAGATATCAATACTGTTATTAAGGCATCGCAAACAATCTCTGGAGAAATTCAGATGAATCGATTGTTGGAAAAAATGATGAAAATCATTTTAGAAAATGCAGGTGCCGAAAAAGGGTATTTCATTTTGAATTTGAATTCGAAATGGCATGTCATTGCAGAATCCAATTTAGAAAATGAATCGGTTTCGGTATACGCAGACAATCCTTTTGAATTGGATTTTACTCAGTCAATCGCATCAATTCATCAGAGCAAGATTCCATCGCAAATTATTGGTTATGTGGCAAGAACTGGTGTTGTTGTGATCTGTGGGGATGCTGCCAAAGAAGGAGAGTATAAAAATGATCCATATGTCAAAACTTACCTTCCCAAGTCCTTATTGTGTTACCCGATCCTCAGCCACGGTAGCGTTGTAGGCATTGTTTATTTAGAGAACAATTTAACAACTGATGCTTTCACTCCTGGTAGAGTGGAGATCTTAAAAATATTGTCCTCGCAAATTGCTGTTTCGATAGAGAATTCGCTTCTTTATTCCAATCTTGAGCAGAAGGTGAATGAAAGAACGCAAGAATTAAATTCTGCGCTAACGGAAGTGAAGGGATTAAAAGAACAACAAGATGGTGATTATTTTCTTGCATCTCTATTGATTGAGCCTCTCACGCAAAATCATGCAAAATCTTCTAATTTGAATATTGAGTTTCTTACTGAGCAAAAGAAAAAGTTCACATATAAACAATGGAATTCAGAGATTGGTGGAGATTTGTGTGTGTCTTCTTCCATTCAATTGCAGAACAAAAAATATATTGTTGTTCTAAACGGTGATGCAATGGGGAAATCCATGCAAGGTGCAAGTGGTGCTCTGGTGATTGGTTCGGTATTTGAGGCAATTATCAAACGAAACGGCCAGTCTGAAGAAGTAAGAGAGATGACTCCTGAGAAATGGGTCAGCAATGCATATTATGAATTGCATAATACACTTGTAACCTTCGATGGATCGATGTTGATTTCTATGTTTCTTTGTTTGATTGATGATGAAACTGGATTTTTTTATTTTCTAAATGCAGAACACCCAAGACCAGTCATCTATCGAAATGGAAAAACTTTCTTTTTGCCACATAACTATGTATGTTCGAAATTAGGGTTACTCGCTTCTAAAAAAAGCCTTCAGATCAATACATTTCAAATGGAGAAGGGAGATATCCTCCTAATCGGTTCTGATGGACGTGATGATATTTTGATTGGCTCTGAAGGAGAAATGGAAGTTAACGAGGATGATGAGTTGTTTTTGAAAACTGCCTTGGAAGGAATGGGTGATTTGTATGCCATCCGAGATGCAATCAAGAGACAAGGGGAATTGATTGATGATCTTTCATTGATACGTGTTGAATACATTGGGAATGGATCCGAGATTAACATCCCCAAATCTCATCCCAAACACATTGTGTATTTAAGAGCACTCACCTTATACAAACAAAAACAGTGGGCCGAAGTGGAAAAAATGATTTCTTCTCATTTCCCAAATATCAAGGAAGCTCCACTTTCATTTCAGAAAATTTATCTATATGCGGAACATCGTATGTCCCATTTCCCCCTTGCTTTCGCGGTCTCCTATATTCAAAAAAATCCTTCGGATAGCTTAACGTTATTTTACATTGCAGAAGCTTTATTCTCGATGGGAGATCATGTCGCTGCGTTTGATTATTCCGAACGAGTGAAGTTACGGCGTCCATATCACAAAGAAAACAATCGATTATTTGCTCGACTCACAGAACTTCGACGTAAATAA
- a CDS encoding ABC transporter permease, producing the protein MTTALDKLFTFLFYRKSLALLLLLAPLLIWLGVVYLGSLFTLLIQSFFSIDSFSGVIKREFTLESYYDLFRQSTNWDIIIRTTTMAFTVTVVSAIIAFPIAYYMAMNAGPRLKPILYLGVMLPLWSSYLVKVYSWKLIMAKEGILTWCLEKLGLLHLLDAVLSLPVIGGSSLSFSYIGMFLVFVYIWLPYMILPIQASLERIPKSLLEASSDLGGGPMQTFRKVIFPLAFPGVVAGSIFTFSLTLGDYIIPTIIGNSSYFIGMAVYTHQGTAGNIPLAAAFSVVPIVIMMVYLTIAKRLGAFDAL; encoded by the coding sequence ATGACCACAGCCTTGGATAAGTTATTTACCTTTTTATTTTACAGAAAGAGTTTGGCGCTCCTTCTTCTCCTTGCACCACTTCTCATTTGGTTGGGAGTCGTTTATTTAGGATCTTTGTTTACGTTACTCATTCAAAGTTTTTTCTCCATTGATTCCTTTTCTGGAGTCATCAAACGAGAGTTTACTTTAGAGTCGTATTATGATTTGTTTAGACAAAGTACAAACTGGGATATCATCATTCGCACAACTACAATGGCATTTACAGTCACAGTGGTGAGTGCTATCATCGCCTTCCCCATTGCTTACTACATGGCAATGAATGCGGGGCCAAGATTAAAACCGATTTTGTACTTAGGTGTGATGTTGCCATTATGGTCAAGTTACTTGGTGAAAGTGTACTCTTGGAAACTGATTATGGCCAAAGAAGGGATTCTCACGTGGTGTTTGGAAAAACTTGGACTCTTGCACTTGTTAGATGCTGTGTTATCCCTTCCGGTGATTGGCGGTAGCTCGTTATCCTTTTCTTACATTGGTATGTTTTTGGTTTTCGTTTATATTTGGCTTCCTTATATGATTTTGCCGATCCAAGCCTCATTAGAACGAATTCCCAAGTCGTTACTCGAAGCATCCTCTGACTTAGGAGGCGGCCCCATGCAAACCTTTCGTAAGGTGATTTTTCCACTCGCTTTCCCTGGTGTGGTTGCGGGGTCAATCTTTACCTTCTCATTGACACTCGGAGATTATATCATTCCCACCATCATTGGAAACTCGAGTTATTTCATCGGGATGGCAGTGTATACCCACCAAGGAACCGCAGGGAATATTCCTCTTGCTGCTGCGTTTTCTGTTGTTCCTATTGTGATTATGATGGTGTATTTAACGATTGCAAAACGATTAGGAGCTTTCGATGCCCTCTAA